A stretch of Flavobacteriales bacterium DNA encodes these proteins:
- a CDS encoding ABC transporter permease subunit codes for MILRMFLFEVRYWLRQPMVYIFLLVNALLTFGATSSDAVQIGGGVGNVLKNAPYVTYTFYGILSFLALLMVTAFVNGTAIRDFASNTAQIVFSTPVSKAAYLIGKFMGSAFVASLPLIGVSLGIVLGSVMPWVDPLRMGPNPLFAHAQGFLVMGLPNVLFSAAIIFAVAVLQRSTMASFVTAIVLFVGYSIASSLMEDMENQNVAAMLDPFGTTALSEMTQYWTVDQKNTAGIPFHGLLLWNRIVWIAVSIGVFALGYWRFSFTDRKQKAAMLQPEAAPARSAATVPLPTVRLSHTGSARRAQFRALFWTDLKGILRSTPFIIIMILGVFQLIASLSLVTSMYGNTTYPVTYAVIDMIQGSLFIYLIIIVTFYSGQLIWKERDPRIDGIVNALPMATRTPLLAKLLAMMGVVLVVLLFAVAAGMVTQLVHGYTRLQPMVYLTYYIIPALLGFAFFTALAMLVHVLVNNKYLGFFLFILIVVLNIFAWTIADVESNLVVLNGSPGLRYSDMNGVAPFLRNWLFFKGYWLVFAALLVLAAYLFVVRGNDTSWSLRWRTAKARLSGAKPLALVLTVAWITLAGFGYYQTKVVNEYTTEDEQEELLVDYEKTYKRYASMPQPHFTDVAYTIDLYPEARAIEYGIEAVLRNKSALPMDTVWFSMPDGMKAEMTVPGGTVVLDDTELDQRMYRLSPPLAPGAELRFKVKGSWRRKGIQNATDRTTIVQNGSFFNNMELLPTLGYNEGAELTDKADRRKHGLPPNERMPGLTDDPALRMHNYLMKHSDWVTVRTTISTAPDQIAIAPGSLKKEWLAGGRRFFTYELDHPALNFYAFMSARYEVAREKWNDVDLEVYYQKEHAVNVPRMLNSMRKSLEYYTAHFGPYRHKQARIIEFPRYASFAQAFPGTMPYSESIGFITDLTADEDIDMVFYVVAHEMGHQWWAHQVIGADMQGSTLLSESMAQYSALMVMEREYGRAHMRKFLKYESDKYLEARGSESIGERPLLQVENQGYIHYNKASVILYCLRDFVGEDSLNQAFRALVDTFGYAEPPWPTALDLYRELERVVPDSLDYLLEDGLKHITVYDNSLTSARAVMNTDSSWTVEIEVNGRKVRADSLGRETEVPMHDWIDIAVEPKPVLGEEADKSRNDEPLAQRRERIRTGANRFSFTVPERPQAVVIDRDHLFFDSRPDDNTKRVE; via the coding sequence ATGATCCTCCGTATGTTCCTCTTCGAGGTGCGCTATTGGCTCAGGCAGCCCATGGTCTACATCTTCCTGCTGGTGAACGCGCTGCTCACCTTCGGCGCCACCAGTTCCGATGCCGTGCAGATCGGCGGAGGCGTGGGCAATGTGCTGAAGAACGCCCCCTACGTCACCTACACGTTCTATGGCATCCTCTCCTTCCTCGCGCTGCTCATGGTCACGGCCTTCGTGAACGGAACCGCCATCCGCGACTTCGCGAGCAACACAGCCCAGATCGTCTTCTCCACGCCGGTGAGCAAGGCAGCCTATCTCATCGGCAAGTTCATGGGCAGCGCCTTCGTGGCTTCGCTGCCGTTGATCGGCGTCTCGCTCGGCATCGTGCTGGGAAGCGTCATGCCGTGGGTCGATCCCTTGCGCATGGGGCCCAATCCGCTCTTCGCGCACGCGCAAGGCTTCTTGGTGATGGGTCTGCCGAACGTGCTCTTTTCGGCCGCCATCATCTTCGCCGTGGCCGTGCTGCAGCGAAGCACCATGGCCTCCTTCGTAACGGCCATCGTGCTCTTCGTGGGTTATTCCATCGCGAGCAGCCTGATGGAGGACATGGAGAACCAGAACGTGGCCGCCATGCTGGATCCCTTCGGCACCACTGCCCTCAGCGAGATGACCCAGTACTGGACCGTGGACCAGAAGAACACCGCGGGGATCCCGTTCCATGGCCTGCTGCTCTGGAACCGCATCGTGTGGATCGCCGTGTCTATAGGGGTGTTCGCCCTCGGCTACTGGCGCTTCTCGTTCACGGACCGCAAGCAGAAAGCGGCCATGCTCCAGCCGGAGGCTGCGCCAGCGCGCTCAGCCGCAACCGTACCGCTGCCCACGGTGCGCTTGTCGCACACGGGATCCGCGCGGCGTGCCCAGTTCCGCGCGCTCTTCTGGACCGACCTGAAAGGGATCCTGCGCAGCACGCCCTTCATCATCATCATGATCCTCGGGGTGTTCCAGCTGATCGCGTCGCTGAGCCTGGTCACGAGCATGTACGGCAACACGACCTATCCGGTCACCTACGCCGTGATCGATATGATCCAGGGCTCGCTCTTCATCTACCTGATCATCATCGTCACCTTCTACTCGGGTCAACTGATCTGGAAGGAGCGCGACCCGCGCATCGATGGCATCGTGAACGCCCTGCCCATGGCCACGCGCACTCCGCTGCTGGCCAAACTGCTGGCGATGATGGGCGTGGTGCTCGTGGTGCTGCTCTTCGCCGTGGCGGCCGGCATGGTCACGCAGCTGGTGCACGGATACACACGACTGCAGCCGATGGTGTACCTGACCTACTACATCATCCCGGCCTTGCTCGGCTTCGCCTTCTTCACCGCGCTGGCCATGCTCGTTCACGTGCTGGTGAACAACAAGTACCTCGGCTTCTTTCTGTTCATCCTCATCGTGGTGCTCAACATCTTCGCTTGGACCATCGCTGACGTGGAAAGCAACCTGGTGGTGCTGAACGGAAGTCCGGGGCTGCGCTACTCGGATATGAATGGCGTGGCACCCTTCCTGCGGAATTGGCTCTTCTTCAAGGGCTATTGGCTTGTCTTCGCGGCGCTGCTCGTGCTGGCGGCCTACCTCTTCGTCGTACGCGGCAACGACACGTCATGGTCCTTGAGGTGGCGCACGGCCAAGGCGCGCTTGAGCGGTGCCAAGCCGCTCGCCCTAGTGCTGACGGTCGCTTGGATCACCCTGGCGGGTTTCGGATACTACCAGACCAAGGTGGTGAACGAATACACCACGGAGGACGAGCAGGAGGAGCTCCTGGTGGATTACGAGAAGACATACAAGCGTTACGCGTCGATGCCGCAGCCGCATTTCACCGATGTGGCCTACACCATCGACCTGTATCCGGAGGCCCGCGCGATCGAATACGGCATCGAGGCCGTGCTGCGGAACAAGAGCGCGCTGCCCATGGATACCGTATGGTTCAGCATGCCGGATGGAATGAAGGCGGAAATGACGGTGCCGGGTGGGACCGTTGTCCTCGATGACACGGAATTGGACCAGCGCATGTACAGGCTCAGTCCTCCGCTCGCTCCTGGGGCGGAACTCCGGTTCAAGGTGAAGGGCAGCTGGCGCAGGAAGGGCATCCAGAACGCGACGGACCGCACCACGATCGTTCAGAACGGCAGCTTCTTCAACAATATGGAGCTGCTGCCCACGCTGGGCTACAACGAAGGCGCCGAGCTCACCGACAAGGCTGATCGCCGAAAGCATGGCCTGCCTCCGAACGAACGCATGCCCGGGCTTACGGATGACCCCGCCCTGCGCATGCACAATTACCTGATGAAGCACAGCGATTGGGTGACCGTGCGCACGACCATCAGCACCGCGCCGGACCAGATCGCCATCGCGCCCGGCTCCTTGAAGAAGGAATGGCTGGCGGGGGGCAGGCGATTCTTCACTTACGAGCTGGACCATCCGGCACTGAACTTCTATGCCTTCATGAGCGCGCGCTATGAAGTGGCCCGCGAGAAATGGAATGATGTGGACCTGGAGGTATACTACCAGAAGGAGCACGCTGTGAACGTTCCGCGCATGCTCAACTCCATGCGCAAGTCGCTGGAGTACTACACCGCGCACTTCGGGCCGTACCGGCACAAGCAGGCGCGCATCATCGAGTTCCCGCGCTACGCCTCGTTCGCGCAGGCCTTCCCCGGCACGATGCCGTACAGCGAGAGCATCGGCTTCATCACCGACCTCACGGCCGATGAGGACATCGACATGGTGTTCTATGTGGTGGCGCACGAGATGGGGCACCAATGGTGGGCCCACCAGGTGATCGGTGCGGACATGCAGGGCAGCACCCTGTTGAGCGAGAGCATGGCACAATACAGCGCGCTCATGGTTATGGAGCGTGAATACGGCCGCGCGCACATGCGCAAGTTCCTCAAGTACGAGAGCGACAAGTACCTGGAGGCGCGTGGCAGCGAGTCCATCGGCGAACGGCCGCTCCTGCAGGTGGAGAACCAGGGCTACATCCACTACAACAAGGCGAGCGTGATCCTCTACTGCCTGCGCGACTTCGTGGGCGAGGACAGCTTGAACCAGGCCTTCCGCGCACTAGTGGACACCTTCGGTTACGCAGAGCCGCCCTGGCCCACCGCGCTGGACCTGTACCGCGAGCTGGAGCGCGTGGTGCCGGATAGCCTTGACTACCTGCTCGAGGACGGCTTGAAGCACATCACCGTCTACGACAACAGCTTGACCAGCGCACGCGCAGTGATGAACACGGACAGCTCATGGACCGTGGAGATTGAGGTGAATGGACGGAAGGTGCGTGCTGATTCGCTCGGTCGGGAGACGGAGGTGCCCATGCATGACTGGATCGACATCGCAGTGGAACCCAAGCCGGTTCTTGGAGAGGAAGCCGATAAGTCACGGAACGACGAGCCATTGGCGCAGCGCCGCGAGCGGATACGGACCGGAGCGAACCGGTTCTCCTTCACGGTGCCGGAGCGTCCGCAAGCCGTGGTGATCGACCGGGACCACTTGTTCTTCGACAGCCGACCGGACGACAACACCAAGCGGGTGGAATAG
- a CDS encoding ABC transporter ATP-binding protein, which yields MELTITGLSKTYGNGVKALDNVSLTIPTGMFGLLGPNGAGKSTLMRILATLQEADSGSAMLGGIDVLEQKDEVRKVLGYLPQEFGVYPRVNAYEMLDHIALLKGVVNKGERRSLVESLLHKVNLWEHRKRRLSGYSGGMKQRFGIAQSLIGEPKLIIVDEPTAGLDPGERNRFYNLLTEIGENVVVILSTHIVQDVRELCSSMAIINRGKLLFAGPPDESLRAIKGRVWEKTITKAELDGFAAGGSMISNKLIAGKPVIRLLNDAMPAEGFAPAEPGLEDVFFSAIHKSNLEAAAR from the coding sequence ATGGAACTCACCATCACTGGCCTCAGCAAGACTTACGGCAATGGCGTGAAGGCGCTGGACAATGTCAGCCTCACCATCCCGACTGGCATGTTCGGCCTCTTGGGGCCCAACGGCGCGGGGAAAAGCACCTTGATGCGCATCCTGGCGACCTTGCAGGAAGCGGATAGCGGAAGCGCGATGCTGGGGGGCATCGATGTGCTCGAACAGAAGGATGAGGTGCGCAAGGTGCTCGGCTATCTCCCGCAGGAATTCGGGGTGTACCCGCGCGTGAACGCCTACGAGATGCTTGATCATATCGCCCTGCTGAAGGGCGTGGTGAACAAGGGCGAACGGAGATCGCTCGTGGAATCGCTGCTGCACAAGGTGAACCTGTGGGAGCACCGGAAGCGTCGCTTGAGCGGGTACAGCGGTGGCATGAAGCAGCGCTTCGGCATCGCGCAGTCCTTGATCGGTGAGCCCAAGCTCATCATCGTGGACGAGCCCACGGCGGGCCTGGATCCCGGCGAGCGCAACCGCTTCTACAACCTGCTCACGGAGATCGGCGAGAACGTGGTGGTGATCCTCAGCACGCACATCGTTCAGGATGTGCGGGAGCTCTGCTCGAGCATGGCCATCATCAACCGGGGCAAGCTGCTGTTCGCGGGCCCGCCCGACGAATCGCTGCGCGCGATCAAGGGCCGCGTTTGGGAGAAGACCATCACCAAAGCCGAGCTGGACGGTTTCGCTGCAGGCGGCAGCATGATCAGCAACAAGCTGATCGCGGGCAAGCCGGTGATCCGCCTTCTGAATGACGCCATGCCCGCCGAAGGTTTCGCACCTGCGGAGCCGGGTCTCGAGGATGTGTTCTTCAGCGCGATCCACAAGAGCAACCTCGAAGCCGCCGCACGATGA
- a CDS encoding SBBP repeat-containing protein gives MRRILIPFLFLHLPLFAQQWNWAVDAGGGGNTDFCFGIATDSQGNAYWAGSVSGTADFGCGSLASGTTIAGALAKYDSTGVCQWVRGITVGFNDAWAYGIAIDAQDRIYVTGSYDGNADFGNGIMLNSLGGDDIFLARYDADGNCLWAHRAGSSGSNDEARGVAVSDDGGVFITGVSGGATINFDAISIPNASNWRQIILARYDSTGTVQWAKASTGNGQGKSARAISIANDRLYITGWLSFTAAAFDGLAITTDAIASKLYVLACDLDGDALWARAYGSGEHEGMGIAADTLGNVFVSGRMWGALYLPDDTLNSVSANNDILLMGLDTAGTFRWAMSTGSAQNDVAYGVAADGLGNAYVSAQFLQTIDFFGTPLTALGSEDLLVARVTNWGDISWVKQGGGFMRDIGLCVHRSTAGSNPVYVGGYYFGPATYGGSTIDDVQNGDAMMIQLSDTTLVDIVTAAPWSERDAEVLLFPSPAGDRITLRTARPIVRMQVVSSFGCIVPVQYDASGNIDVRHLSPGLYFLCAALDDGSMFNEAFVKD, from the coding sequence ATGCGAAGGATCCTGATCCCATTCCTCTTCTTGCACTTGCCATTGTTCGCGCAGCAATGGAACTGGGCCGTCGATGCTGGCGGCGGCGGCAACACCGACTTTTGCTTCGGCATCGCCACGGACAGCCAAGGCAATGCCTATTGGGCTGGAAGCGTGAGCGGAACCGCCGATTTCGGCTGCGGCTCACTGGCATCCGGAACGACCATCGCCGGGGCGCTCGCGAAGTACGACAGCACGGGCGTGTGCCAATGGGTGCGCGGCATCACGGTCGGCTTCAACGACGCGTGGGCCTATGGCATCGCCATTGACGCCCAGGATCGGATCTACGTCACCGGCAGCTACGACGGCAATGCCGACTTCGGCAACGGCATCATGCTGAACAGCCTGGGCGGCGACGACATCTTCCTGGCGCGCTACGATGCGGATGGCAACTGCCTTTGGGCGCACAGGGCCGGCAGCAGCGGGTCGAACGATGAGGCCCGCGGCGTAGCGGTCTCCGATGACGGCGGCGTATTCATCACGGGAGTCAGCGGTGGCGCCACCATCAACTTCGATGCGATCAGCATCCCGAACGCGAGCAATTGGCGGCAGATCATCTTGGCGCGCTACGACAGCACAGGCACGGTGCAATGGGCGAAGGCGAGCACCGGCAACGGCCAGGGGAAATCGGCCCGTGCCATCAGCATCGCGAACGACCGCCTGTACATCACGGGGTGGCTCAGCTTCACGGCCGCCGCTTTCGATGGGCTCGCCATCACCACGGATGCCATCGCTTCCAAGCTCTACGTGCTCGCCTGTGACCTTGATGGCGACGCCCTTTGGGCGAGGGCCTATGGTTCCGGCGAGCATGAAGGCATGGGCATCGCTGCCGATACGCTGGGCAACGTGTTCGTGAGCGGCCGCATGTGGGGCGCGCTGTACCTGCCCGATGACACGCTGAACTCCGTCTCCGCCAACAACGACATCCTCCTCATGGGCCTGGATACGGCGGGCACCTTCCGTTGGGCCATGAGCACGGGTTCCGCACAGAACGATGTGGCCTACGGCGTGGCAGCGGACGGCCTGGGCAACGCCTATGTGAGCGCGCAATTCCTGCAGACCATCGACTTCTTCGGCACCCCGCTCACCGCGCTCGGCAGCGAGGACCTGCTCGTGGCGCGTGTCACCAACTGGGGCGATATCTCGTGGGTGAAGCAAGGCGGCGGCTTCATGCGCGACATCGGCCTGTGCGTGCACCGCAGCACCGCGGGCTCGAATCCGGTCTATGTGGGGGGCTACTACTTCGGGCCGGCCACCTACGGCGGCAGCACCATAGACGATGTTCAGAACGGTGACGCGATGATGATCCAGCTATCCGATACCACCCTTGTGGACATCGTCACCGCCGCGCCGTGGAGCGAACGCGATGCGGAGGTCCTCTTGTTCCCCTCGCCCGCGGGTGATCGCATCACGCTGCGCACCGCGCGGCCGATCGTGCGGATGCAGGTCGTCTCTTCGTTCGGGTGCATCGTGCCGGTGCAGTACGATGCGAGCGGCAACATCGATGTGCGGCACCTTTCACCTGGGCTTTACTTCCTGTGTGCCGCGCTGGATGATGGCAGCATGTTCAACGAGGCGTTCGTGAAGGACTAG
- the dinB gene encoding DNA polymerase IV, which produces MKNSERTILHLDLNTFFVSVERMREPKLNGKPVLIGADSDRGVVASCSYEARAYGVRSAMPMKMAKQLCPEAIILRGDSGAYLKKSDEVTEIIRAHVPLFEKSSVDEFYADLSGTDKFHGSRKLAAELRQRIIKESGLPNSFGMSINKTVSKVATGEAKHGPGEWYVERGTEKPFLAPMPIERIPGVGEKTAHLLRSMGVAKIHTMQELPIDLMQRLLGEHGPMLWRKANGIDDSPVIAWHERKSISTERTFERDTIDVVKLKGMLTAMAESLAFQLRKGSKLTSCVAVKIRYADFNTHLKQQRIGYTACDHIILPIVQDLFRTLYDRRQRIRLIGVRFSHLVGGGHQMDAFTDTEEAMNLYQAMDRIRKRFGDRTVMRAAGMGARSIGRMDDPFDGQAPVLLANRRS; this is translated from the coding sequence ATGAAGAACAGCGAACGAACCATCCTGCACCTCGACCTGAATACCTTCTTCGTTTCGGTGGAACGCATGCGCGAGCCGAAGCTGAACGGCAAGCCCGTGCTGATCGGCGCCGACAGCGACCGCGGCGTGGTGGCCAGTTGCAGCTACGAGGCGCGGGCTTATGGCGTGCGCAGCGCGATGCCGATGAAGATGGCCAAGCAGCTGTGCCCGGAGGCGATCATCCTGCGCGGCGATAGCGGCGCGTACCTGAAGAAGAGCGACGAGGTGACCGAGATCATCCGCGCGCATGTGCCGCTGTTCGAGAAGAGCAGCGTGGACGAGTTCTATGCGGACCTGAGCGGCACCGACAAGTTCCACGGCAGCCGCAAGCTGGCGGCGGAGCTGCGGCAACGCATCATCAAAGAGAGCGGCCTGCCGAACAGCTTCGGCATGAGCATCAACAAAACGGTGAGCAAGGTGGCCACCGGCGAGGCGAAGCACGGCCCGGGCGAATGGTACGTGGAGCGCGGCACGGAGAAGCCCTTCCTGGCACCGATGCCGATCGAGCGCATCCCCGGCGTGGGCGAGAAGACCGCGCACCTGCTGCGCAGCATGGGCGTGGCGAAGATCCACACCATGCAGGAGCTGCCGATCGACCTGATGCAACGCCTGCTGGGCGAGCATGGCCCCATGCTCTGGCGCAAGGCCAACGGGATCGATGACAGTCCAGTGATCGCGTGGCACGAGCGCAAGAGCATCAGCACGGAGCGCACCTTCGAGCGCGACACCATCGATGTGGTGAAGCTGAAGGGCATGCTCACCGCCATGGCCGAGAGCCTCGCCTTCCAACTGCGCAAGGGCAGCAAGCTCACCAGTTGCGTGGCGGTGAAGATCCGCTACGCCGATTTCAACACGCACCTGAAGCAGCAGCGCATCGGCTACACGGCCTGCGACCACATCATCCTGCCGATCGTTCAGGATCTCTTCCGCACGCTGTACGATCGGCGGCAGCGCATCCGTTTGATCGGCGTGCGCTTCTCGCACCTGGTTGGCGGCGGCCACCAGATGGATGCCTTCACGGATACCGAGGAGGCCATGAACCTCTACCAGGCGATGGACAGGATCCGCAAGCGCTTCGGCGACCGCACCGTGATGCGCGCGGCCGGCATGGGGGCGCGCAGCATCGGAAGGATGGACGACCCGTTCGATGGGCAGGCGCCGGTGCTGCTGGCGAACAGGAGGAGCTAG
- a CDS encoding iron-sulfur cluster assembly accessory protein, translating into MIKVSEPAKAEVIKLLGQEGRGPDHFVRVGVKGGGCSGLMYDLDFDNEMKDGDKVFEDNGVKVVVDKKSLLYLLGTTLDFSGGLNGKGFQFVNPNANRTCGCGESFSI; encoded by the coding sequence ATGATCAAAGTCTCCGAGCCCGCTAAGGCGGAAGTCATCAAACTCCTTGGGCAAGAGGGCCGTGGCCCCGACCACTTTGTGCGCGTAGGTGTGAAGGGCGGCGGCTGCTCCGGCCTGATGTACGACCTGGACTTCGACAACGAGATGAAGGACGGCGATAAGGTCTTCGAGGACAATGGCGTCAAGGTGGTGGTTGACAAGAAGAGCCTGCTCTACCTGCTCGGCACCACCCTCGACTTCAGCGGCGGCCTCAACGGCAAGGGCTTCCAATTCGTGAACCCCAACGCCAACCGGACCTGCGGGTGCGGGGAGAGCTTCAGCATCTGA
- the sufB gene encoding Fe-S cluster assembly protein SufB, giving the protein MPQDTDDILREVTEKEYAYGFVTDIESEKSAKGLNEDIVRFISAKKNEPEWMLEWRLEAYRLWQKMEEPEWAHVHYPKIDYQNAYYYSAPKKKPTLNSLDEADPELVKTFEKLGISLEEQKRLAGVAVDVVFDSVSVKTTFKETLKEKGIIFCAFSEAVHEHPELVKKYIGSVVPRTDNYFAALNSAVFSDGSFCYIPPGVRCPMELSTYFRINEAMTGQFERTLLIADEGAYVSYLEGCTAPIRDEHQLHAAVVELVALKDAEIKYSTVQNWYPGDKEGKGGIYNFVTKRGLCLGERSKISWTQVETGSAITWKYPSCVLKGDNSIGEFYSVAVTNNRQQADTGTKMVHIGKGTKSTIVSKGISAGLSNNSYRGLVKIGRGAKGARNFSQCDSLLLGDRCGAHTFPYIESENPTAMVEHEATTSKIGEDQIFYLNQRGIETEKAVSLIVNGYCKEVLNQLPMEFAVEAQKLLAVSLEGSVG; this is encoded by the coding sequence ATGCCCCAAGACACCGACGACATCCTCCGCGAGGTCACCGAGAAGGAATACGCCTACGGTTTCGTCACGGACATCGAAAGCGAGAAGTCCGCCAAAGGCCTGAACGAGGACATCGTTCGCTTCATCAGCGCGAAGAAGAACGAGCCCGAGTGGATGCTGGAGTGGCGGCTCGAAGCCTACCGCTTGTGGCAGAAGATGGAAGAGCCCGAATGGGCCCATGTGCACTACCCCAAGATCGACTACCAGAACGCCTACTACTACAGCGCGCCCAAGAAGAAGCCCACGCTCAACAGCCTGGACGAGGCCGATCCCGAGCTGGTGAAGACCTTCGAGAAGCTGGGCATCTCGCTGGAAGAGCAGAAGCGCTTGGCCGGTGTGGCGGTGGACGTGGTGTTCGACAGCGTGAGCGTGAAGACCACCTTTAAGGAGACGCTGAAGGAGAAGGGCATCATCTTCTGCGCGTTCAGCGAGGCCGTGCACGAGCACCCCGAGCTGGTGAAGAAGTACATCGGCAGCGTAGTGCCGCGCACGGACAACTACTTCGCCGCGCTCAACAGCGCCGTGTTCAGCGACGGCAGCTTCTGCTACATCCCGCCGGGCGTGCGCTGCCCCATGGAGCTCAGCACCTACTTCCGCATCAACGAGGCCATGACCGGCCAGTTCGAGCGCACGCTGCTGATCGCCGACGAGGGCGCGTACGTGAGCTACCTCGAAGGCTGCACCGCCCCCATCCGCGACGAGCACCAGCTGCACGCCGCCGTGGTTGAACTCGTGGCCTTGAAGGACGCCGAGATCAAGTACAGCACCGTCCAGAACTGGTACCCCGGCGACAAGGAGGGTAAGGGCGGCATCTACAACTTCGTCACCAAGCGCGGCCTGTGCCTGGGCGAGCGCAGCAAGATCAGCTGGACGCAGGTGGAGACCGGCAGCGCCATCACCTGGAAGTACCCCAGCTGCGTGCTGAAGGGCGATAACAGCATCGGCGAGTTCTACAGCGTGGCGGTGACCAACAACCGGCAGCAGGCCGACACCGGCACCAAGATGGTGCACATCGGCAAGGGCACGAAGAGCACCATCGTGAGCAAGGGCATCAGCGCCGGCCTTAGCAACAACAGCTACCGCGGCCTGGTGAAGATCGGCCGTGGCGCGAAGGGCGCGCGCAACTTCAGCCAGTGCGATTCACTGCTGCTCGGCGACCGCTGCGGCGCGCACACCTTCCCCTACATCGAGAGCGAGAACCCGACCGCGATGGTGGAGCATGAGGCCACTACGAGCAAGATCGGCGAGGACCAGATCTTCTACCTGAACCAGCGGGGCATCGAAACGGAGAAGGCCGTGTCGTTGATCGTCAACGGATACTGTAAAGAGGTGTTGAACCAGTTACCGATGGAGTTCGCTGTTGAAGCCCAGAAGCTGTTGGCTGTAAGCCTTGAAGGATCTGTAGGATAG
- a CDS encoding T9SS type A sorting domain-containing protein → MAFTSLSIAASAQVPAYVPTNGLQSWYPFNGNANDESGNGNNGTVNGAVLTTNRVGAANAAYSFNGTSSFISLSGNTGIVNDVSLSFWMKPVNTADGYLLDRDICNAANDWAIYWSDNGEIGLRYGMNGPDYFIQGVSASVGAWHHAVAVRDVTASELRLYVDGQLASTITFPAGSFVNTALPIFVGESNCNPSINPNFLGDIDDIGIWDRVLSPQEIFSLFNGLGPCLSPTATSLSGLNTSYLTSDPPAALVGTPSGGIFIGPGVSESTFTPSVAGPGTHTIIYTYVDVNGCVNSTGLCTNVSLGIGFNDDDLQLQGVRVFPNPADGLFNLELELQGMVSLLVVDSRGRQVMNRTFMANGSKTLHVVDLSQEASGTYSLRVNTDQGSSQQLLVRQ, encoded by the coding sequence TTGGCCTTCACCTCTCTGAGCATCGCTGCCAGTGCTCAAGTTCCAGCTTACGTTCCGACAAATGGCCTTCAGAGCTGGTATCCGTTCAACGGAAACGCTAACGATGAGAGCGGCAACGGAAACAATGGTACAGTCAACGGCGCTGTGCTCACGACCAATCGCGTGGGTGCAGCGAATGCGGCATACTCGTTCAATGGTACCAGTTCGTTCATCAGCCTTTCGGGCAACACCGGCATCGTGAATGATGTTTCTCTGAGCTTTTGGATGAAACCGGTCAACACGGCTGACGGATATCTCCTGGATAGAGACATCTGCAATGCCGCCAATGATTGGGCAATCTATTGGTCAGACAACGGAGAGATCGGCTTGCGTTATGGAATGAATGGACCTGATTACTTCATTCAAGGCGTTAGCGCTAGCGTCGGTGCATGGCATCATGCTGTCGCCGTTAGAGATGTTACCGCAAGCGAACTGCGATTGTATGTAGATGGACAATTGGCAAGCACCATCACGTTCCCGGCTGGATCTTTCGTCAACACAGCTTTGCCAATCTTCGTTGGAGAGAGCAACTGCAACCCGAGTATCAATCCCAACTTCCTCGGCGACATCGATGACATTGGGATTTGGGACCGTGTGCTCTCACCCCAAGAGATTTTCAGCCTCTTCAATGGTCTAGGTCCATGCCTTTCCCCGACCGCGACGAGTTTGAGCGGTTTGAATACTTCGTACTTGACATCGGACCCACCTGCAGCCCTCGTTGGAACACCCTCGGGCGGAATCTTCATCGGTCCAGGCGTTTCCGAATCCACATTCACACCCTCAGTTGCCGGACCCGGAACGCACACTATCATCTATACCTATGTCGATGTGAACGGCTGCGTAAACTCTACGGGCCTTTGCACGAACGTTTCTCTTGGCATTGGCTTCAACGATGATGACCTACAGCTTCAAGGAGTACGAGTATTCCCCAATCCTGCAGACGGTCTGTTCAATCTCGAACTGGAACTCCAAGGAATGGTATCCCTGTTAGTTGTCGATAGTCGTGGCAGGCAGGTAATGAACCGAACGTTCATGGCTAATGGCAGCAAGACCCTTCACGTGGTTGACTTGAGCCAAGAGGCTTCGGGAACCTATTCGCTACGGGTGAACACCGACCAAGGCTCTTCTCAACAGTTGCTAGTGAGGCAATGA
- a CDS encoding ATP-binding protein, with protein MTKIAIVGPESSGKSTLAQELMLRARAWYVSEAAREYIDGLDRPYEEADLLEIARAQASNEAMISSQSKGLMVCDTDLITIRIWSEEKFGRCHPWILEQSEKRQYDHWLLCKPDIPWEPDPQRENPHDRDRLFEKYKALLDWLEKPYTIISGNRNARVKTALGVVKTVMAR; from the coding sequence ATGACCAAGATCGCCATCGTAGGACCCGAGAGCAGCGGCAAGAGCACGCTCGCCCAAGAGCTGATGCTGCGCGCGCGTGCCTGGTACGTGAGCGAAGCAGCCAGGGAGTACATCGATGGACTGGACAGGCCGTACGAGGAGGCTGACCTGTTGGAGATCGCCCGCGCACAGGCCAGCAACGAAGCGATGATCAGCAGTCAATCCAAGGGTCTCATGGTGTGCGACACGGACCTGATCACCATCCGCATCTGGAGTGAGGAGAAGTTCGGCCGCTGCCACCCCTGGATCCTGGAGCAGAGCGAGAAGCGCCAGTACGACCACTGGCTGCTATGCAAGCCCGATATCCCTTGGGAGCCGGATCCACAGCGCGAGAACCCGCACGACCGCGACCGGCTGTTCGAGAAATACAAGGCCCTGCTCGACTGGCTGGAGAAGCCCTACACGATCATCAGCGGAAATCGGAATGCACGTGTGAAGACTGCTTTGGGCGTGGTGAAAACCGTGATGGCGCGCTGA